Proteins from one Ciona intestinalis unplaced genomic scaffold, KH HT001091.1, whole genome shotgun sequence genomic window:
- the zf(c2h2/swim)-1 gene encoding uncharacterized protein zf(c2h2/swim)-1, whose translation MFSCEFCPLVLASKGSYFNHRKRKHQNEYLRSLQQNGKGFCCSLCKFSAPSNKDMIYHYNIVHEKGLKLLHEQFAMERDFAAWKENLQTETKTLYVQLKKTRQQMDYEVIYFGCNRSGKYVPKDDATHCTKSQGTSKFGGKCPVYMIKRTHLSSGLISVEYCSDHVGHDEEICHLRLSTKIRSKICGKLASGMEPKKVLDYIRDDHRKIDRDAMVTRKDIWNIRKRYHISNVEKHENDTQSVDIWIKELSTGNDFNPVVMYKQQGVTDCDLLKDDFVLCLQTEFQKHMLREFAQKMICIDSTHSTTKFLLTTIMVIDDFGEAIPTAWIISNREDAELLTRAFSALKHKCGDIMTDIFMSDLANNFYNAWTTVFTIPNKRLYCNWHVDKCWRRMIAKTISNLEDQATVYAYLKILHCETEEQKFRKMLQEVNDVLGETSPQFLEYFNNSYVLDDKYKLWASCFRIGSIANNNMYVEAFHRVLKSVDFSKKQYKGVDNLLMTLIKFSRDKCLEQFIKMPKGKSTHWVAEIQKRHRLVRTVTGVVSLGENEWKVENPTDHKYTVKKIEPQCLGKCQIKCSMCNVCVHMYTCTCPDFLMHAVACKHIHAIEISISGGKTFAFQQNRNKEPEVVIENTLVGTSIVRPQSLKANLHKYVDKIHEVIDLVDDEDCLKALGKRLVLGVAVAKGMRPTESFPRGTNMSSNKHFDTQKRFYSTQAKVGRKRKNRLKYPTSSESTELRAKLARITPQLCALCFMSDDRNDTAQVLWRQCEICDCWLHSTCYSNHDGCPICMS comes from the coding sequence ATGTTTTCCTGTGAATTTTGTCCGTTGGTGCTCGCCTCGAAAGGTTCCTATTTCAACCATAGAAAGCGAAAGCACCAGAATGAATACCTGAGATCTCTACAGCAAAATGGAAAAGGTTTTTGCTGTAGCCTATGTAAGTTTAGTGCACCTAGTAACAAAGACATGATTTATCACTACAACATTGTTCACGAAAAAGGCCTAAAATTGTTACATGAACAATTTGCCATGGAAAGAGATTTTGCCGCATGGAAAGAAAACTTACAAACAGAAACGAAGACTTTGTACGTTCAACTGAAGAAAACCCGTCAACAAATGGATTACGAAGTGATATACTTTGGTTGTAACAGATCTGGAAAATATGTGCCCAAAGATGATGCTACTCATTGTACTAAATCGCAAGGAACTTCAAAATTTGGTGGGAAATGTCCGGTTTACATGATTAAGCGTACACACTTGTCATCAGGTCTTATTTCAGTGGAATATTGTTCTGATCACGTTGGACACGATGAGGAAATTTGCCACTTGCGTTTGTCCACTAAAATTCGCAGCAAGATTTGTGGAAAATTGGCAAGCGGGATGGaaccaaaaaaagttttagacTACATTAGAGACGATCACCGCAAAATTGATAGAGATGCAATGGTAACAAGGAAAGACATTTGGAACATTCGCAAACGATATCATATTTCAAATGTGGAAAAGCATGAAAACGATACACAAAGCGTTGACATTTGGATAAAAGAACTGTCAACTGGAAACGATTTTAACCCCGTGGTAATGTACAAACAACAAGGAGTTACCGATTGCGATTTACTAAAGGACGACTTTGTTTTGTGCTTACAAACAGAATTTCAGAAGCACATGTTAAGAGAGTTTGCTCAAAAAATGATTTGCATTGACTCCACACACTCCACCACTAAATTTTTGTTAACCACTATTATGGTGATTGATGATTTTGGAGAAGCCATTCCCACAGCTTGGATAATTTCTAACAGAGAGGACGCTGAGCTTCTAACTCGTGCCTTCTCTGCgctaaaacataaatgtgGGGATATTATGACGGATATATTCATGAGCGATCTGGccaacaatttttataatgcTTGGACAACAGTATTTACAATACCTAACAAAAGACTGTATTGCAACTGGCACGTTGATAAATGTTGGAGAAGAATGATAGCCAAAACCATTTCAAACTTGGAAGACCAAGCAACCGTATACGCATACCTAAAAATCCTGCACTGTGAAACAGAAGAGCAAAAGTTTCGAAAAATGTTACAAGAAGTAAACGATGTTCTTGGTGAAACTTCCCCACAATTTCtcgaatattttaataacagttACGTGTTGGATGATAAATATAAGCTGTGGGCCTCATGTTTTCGGATTGGTTCAATTGCAAATAACAACATGTACGTCGAAGCATTTCACCgggttttaaaaagtgtcgATTTTAGCAAAAAACAGTACAAAGGTGTCGACAACCTGCTGATGACCCTTATAAAATTTTCCAGAGACAAGTGTTTagaacaatttattaaaatgccAAAAGGCAAGTCAACTCACTGGGTCGCCGAAATACAGAAACGACATAGACTTGTAAGGACGGTAACTGGGGTGGTGTCTTTGGGAGAGAATGAATGGAAGGTTGAAAACCCAACTGACCATAAGTACACCGTAAAAAAGATTGAACCTCAGTGTTTAGGAAAATGCCAAATTAAGTGCAGTATGTGTAACGTATGTGTTCATATGTATACATGTACTTGCCCGGATTTTTTGATGCACGCAGTTGCATGTAAGCACATTCATGCAATAGAAATATCTATTTCAGGAGGCAAAACTTTTGCTTTCCAGCAAAACCGAAACAAAGAACCAGAAGTTGTTATAGAAAACACTCTTGTTGGAACCTCAATAGTTCGTCCACAATCCTTGAAGGCAAATTTACATAAGTATGTCGATAAAATACACGAGGTGATCGATTTAGTTGACGATGAGGATTGTTTAAAAGCACTGGGTAAACGTTTGGTATTAGGAGTGGCAGTTGCAAAAGGCATGCGACCAACAGAATCGTTTCCGCGTGGAACCAACATGTCCTCTAACAAACATTTTGATACCCAAAAACGATTTTATTCAACGCAGGCTAAGGTGggaagaaaaaggaaaaatcgTCTTAAATATCCGACCAGCAGCGAAAGCACAGAACTGAGGGCAAAGTTAGCTCGCATCACTCCTCAGCTGTGCGCATTATGTTTTATGAGTGATGATAGAAACGACACAGCCCAAGTATTGTGGCGACAATGTGAAATCTGCGATTGTTGGCTACATTCCACATGCTACTCAAACCATGATGGGTGCCCAATCTGCATGTCATAG
- the LOC100175110 gene encoding derlin-1-like, with protein sequence MSQNDLGDWYRGIPKITRYWFTAAVVVPLAAKFGVVSGGWLVLDYFQFFHNFQIWRPITAAIYYPITPMTGFHYLITLYFLYSYSIRLETGIFAGRPADYVFLLIFNWITTIILALALNIPIVFELLVLAALYIWCQINRDQIVSFWFGTRFKAAYLPWVLFAFNLIIRGGGIHELLGIFVGHTYFFLKFKYPLDFGGTSLIETPQFLYKYFPNTRSGVSGFGAAPQSRRRDVNGDDGNNGGRHRWGEGRRLGE encoded by the exons ATGTCACAAAATGATTTGGGAGATTGGTACAGAGGAATACCAAAGATAACACGCTACTG GTTTACAGCAGCTGTTGTTGTCCCCCTTGCCGCAAAGTTTGGTGTTGTTAGTGGGGGATGGCTGGTTCTTGATTATTTCCAGTTCTTCCATAACTTCCAG ATATGGAGGCCTATTACTGCTGCTATTTATTACCCCATCACTCCCATGACAGGGTTCCACTACCTTATCACACTCTATTTCCTATACAGTTATTCTATAAGACTAGAAACAG GTATATTTGCTGGCCGGCCTGCAGATTATGTGTTTCTTCTCATATTTAATTGGATCACCACCATT ATTCTTGCTCTTGCCCTGAATATCCCT ATTGTATTTGAATTACTTGTCCTTGCTGCTCTGTATATCTGGTGTCAAATTAACCGAGATCAGATTGTTTCTTTCTGGTTTGGGACACGTTTTAAG GCGGCCTATCTACCATGGGTTTTGTTTGCTTTCAATCTTATCATTAGAGGAGG TGGTATCCATGAGTTACTTGGAATATTTGTTGGTCACACATACTTCTTCCTTAAGTTCAAATATCCACTTGATTTCGGAGGGACGTCTCTCATTGAAACTCCACagttttt GTACAAGTACTTTCCCAACACCAGGAGTGGCGTGAGTGGGTTCGGGGCGGCTCCCCAATCAAGAAGGCGAGATGTGAATGGAGATGATGGAAATAACGGCGGTCGTCATCGTTGGGGGGAAGGGAGAAGGTTGGGAGAGTAA